The Sulfitobacter donghicola DSW-25 = KCTC 12864 = JCM 14565 genome has a segment encoding these proteins:
- a CDS encoding efflux RND transporter permease subunit: protein MARAIPKTAGGILSYFTRHKTVANLLLVLMLVAGIGAAPNMRAQFFPDVIVDSVSVSTIWTGAGAEDVDEGISQVLEVALLAVEGVESSSSTSREGSSVVSLEFEPGWDMARAAADVQTAVDAITTLPEEAEDPTVRRGAWRDRVTDVVITGPVAPAQLGRFADEFVTRLFAAGVTRTTIQGVAAPQVLVEVPSAKLIAYDVTMAEIATAIAEEVDADPAGDVDGANARVRTGTAKRTPQEISGITLRSSPDGSKLLIGDVATVRAEGVDRDRSFFVGDSPAMSVRVDRSDRGDAIGIQGTVEKVAAELKSNLPSTVSVQLIRTRAEAISNRLDLLIENGMLGLGLVVTLLFLFLNARTAFWVAAGIPVAMGAAIALMYIGGLTINMISLFGLIITLGIVVDDAIVVGEHADHRYRLGGMDAAQAAEGAAQRMAMPVFAATLTTVIAFFGLTAVGGRFGDLIRDIPFTVIAVLIASLIECFLILPHHMNHALAGIDKRSKFSTGKLIVGAIVSALVVSVVLCVIIFAGSYLVLRLSGGELPVTYEGYLTFAGVVPFVIAALFVGMLLSRRGAVGRVVKMLGKHGIDTPSVVVNAGFVWTRERLFRPFMAGVIAARYVVLAGVVVVLASQVSLFIQGDVQWRFFNAPERGSVTGNFIMTEGASREDTLEMMHEMQRATDVVAKQMQEKHGTNPLDYVIAQIGGNSGRGLSAADGKDSDLLGGISIELIDADLRPYSSFAFVALLQEEVVQHPMAETVSFRGWRSGPGGDALDVQFYGADTQTLKDASEALQTALLQYPEVSAVEDNLAYDKEELILDLTPQGAALGFTIDQLGSVLRNRLGGIEAATYPDGPRSAAIRVELPVGELTADFLDSTQMRTTAGNYVALGDIVSVERRTGFSTVRRENGIRLISVTGDISEDNAVRATEINTALAEDILPTIASEKQVEYRLAGLNEQEDQFLSDALTGLVLCLTGIYLVLAWVFGSWTRPMVVMAIIPFGLVGTIYGHNVWDVPLSMFTVVGLLGMTGIIINDSIVLVTTIDEYAAERGLFPSIIDGAADRLRPVMLTTLTTVLGMAPLLFERSQQAQFLKPTVITLVYGLGFGMILVLLVVPALVAAQHDIGRQIAAMRRGLRAPARGLQAGLFALWAALLLWGGVTMGYAIVQGQLYAPLGQVFPDLLLLSAVVGGLALFIAGAAIIALFGYIVGALTFTLRSRAIVSE from the coding sequence ATGGCGCGTGCAATCCCGAAAACGGCTGGCGGTATTCTTTCGTATTTCACGCGGCATAAAACCGTGGCGAACCTACTGTTGGTTTTGATGCTTGTGGCGGGCATAGGGGCTGCGCCAAACATGCGTGCGCAGTTTTTTCCCGATGTAATCGTCGATAGCGTTTCAGTGTCCACAATTTGGACAGGCGCAGGGGCCGAAGATGTCGATGAAGGGATCAGTCAGGTTCTAGAGGTCGCATTGTTGGCTGTTGAGGGCGTTGAAAGCTCAAGCAGCACTTCCCGTGAGGGCAGCAGCGTTGTTTCGCTGGAATTTGAACCCGGTTGGGATATGGCCCGTGCGGCGGCGGATGTTCAAACGGCTGTTGATGCGATTACTACCCTACCGGAAGAGGCCGAAGACCCGACCGTAAGGCGCGGCGCATGGCGCGATCGTGTAACGGATGTTGTTATTACTGGGCCTGTTGCGCCTGCTCAGCTGGGGCGTTTTGCGGATGAATTTGTAACCCGCCTGTTTGCCGCGGGCGTCACCCGAACCACGATACAAGGGGTCGCTGCCCCGCAGGTTTTGGTTGAGGTGCCTTCGGCAAAGTTGATCGCCTATGACGTCACGATGGCCGAAATTGCCACGGCGATTGCAGAGGAAGTCGATGCAGACCCTGCGGGAGATGTGGATGGCGCAAATGCGCGGGTGCGCACGGGCACAGCTAAACGCACCCCGCAAGAGATTTCCGGAATCACCCTGCGGTCAAGCCCTGATGGTTCAAAACTATTGATCGGGGATGTTGCAACGGTGCGCGCGGAAGGGGTTGACCGTGACCGAAGCTTTTTCGTCGGTGATAGCCCAGCTATGTCCGTGCGGGTTGACCGTTCGGACCGAGGTGATGCGATTGGCATTCAAGGAACTGTTGAAAAGGTCGCCGCCGAGCTGAAATCGAACCTGCCGTCTACTGTGTCGGTTCAATTGATCCGCACAAGGGCCGAAGCCATCTCGAACCGTCTTGATCTGTTGATCGAAAACGGGATGTTGGGGCTTGGGTTGGTCGTGACATTATTGTTCCTCTTCCTGAACGCGCGGACAGCGTTTTGGGTGGCCGCAGGCATTCCTGTTGCGATGGGGGCTGCGATTGCTCTGATGTATATTGGTGGTCTGACCATCAATATGATCTCGTTGTTTGGTTTGATTATCACCTTGGGTATTGTGGTGGATGACGCCATTGTCGTGGGCGAACACGCCGACCACCGCTATCGTTTAGGGGGCATGGATGCTGCGCAAGCTGCCGAAGGGGCGGCACAGCGTATGGCGATGCCCGTCTTTGCGGCAACGTTGACAACCGTCATTGCCTTTTTCGGTCTGACCGCAGTTGGCGGGCGTTTCGGAGACCTGATCCGCGATATTCCCTTTACCGTTATTGCCGTGCTGATCGCTTCGTTGATCGAATGCTTTTTGATCCTGCCCCACCACATGAACCACGCATTAGCCGGCATTGATAAGCGGTCGAAATTTTCGACGGGCAAGCTGATCGTTGGCGCGATTGTTAGCGCCCTTGTTGTGAGCGTTGTTTTATGCGTGATCATATTTGCGGGTAGCTATCTGGTGCTTCGCCTGTCTGGGGGTGAACTTCCTGTTACCTACGAGGGGTATCTTACCTTTGCTGGTGTGGTTCCTTTTGTCATTGCGGCCCTTTTTGTTGGTATGCTGTTGTCACGGCGTGGCGCCGTTGGGCGGGTTGTGAAAATGCTGGGGAAACATGGCATCGATACCCCCTCGGTCGTTGTGAACGCCGGATTTGTCTGGACACGCGAGCGGCTGTTCAGGCCGTTTATGGCGGGTGTCATTGCCGCACGTTATGTTGTTTTGGCAGGTGTGGTTGTGGTCTTGGCCAGTCAGGTTTCGCTGTTTATTCAGGGGGATGTTCAGTGGCGGTTCTTTAATGCGCCTGAACGTGGCTCGGTCACGGGTAACTTTATCATGACCGAAGGGGCATCCCGCGAGGATACCCTAGAGATGATGCATGAAATGCAGCGCGCCACCGATGTTGTTGCAAAGCAAATGCAAGAGAAACACGGCACCAATCCGCTGGATTATGTGATTGCGCAAATCGGTGGGAACTCTGGTCGAGGGCTTTCGGCTGCGGATGGCAAGGATAGCGATCTATTGGGCGGCATTTCGATCGAATTGATCGACGCGGACCTGCGGCCTTATTCCAGTTTCGCCTTTGTCGCTTTGCTTCAGGAAGAAGTCGTGCAGCATCCGATGGCAGAAACAGTATCCTTCAGAGGGTGGCGCTCTGGTCCAGGGGGGGATGCATTGGATGTTCAGTTTTACGGGGCGGATACGCAAACTTTGAAAGATGCCTCCGAGGCTCTGCAAACGGCGCTTTTGCAATATCCAGAGGTCAGCGCGGTTGAAGACAATCTCGCCTATGACAAAGAGGAATTGATCCTTGACCTGACGCCGCAGGGGGCCGCATTGGGCTTTACCATTGACCAACTGGGCAGCGTTCTGCGCAATCGTTTGGGCGGAATCGAAGCGGCGACATATCCAGATGGTCCGCGCTCGGCCGCTATTCGCGTCGAGTTGCCAGTGGGTGAGCTAACGGCAGATTTTCTGGACAGCACGCAGATGCGGACAACCGCGGGCAACTACGTCGCATTGGGCGATATTGTCAGCGTTGAACGCCGTACAGGGTTTAGCACAGTACGACGGGAAAACGGGATCAGATTGATTTCTGTTACAGGTGATATTTCCGAAGATAACGCTGTGCGCGCAACAGAGATCAACACCGCTTTGGCCGAAGATATCCTGCCCACGATCGCTTCGGAAAAGCAGGTGGAATACCGTCTTGCGGGGTTAAACGAACAAGAAGACCAGTTCCTTTCCGATGCTTTAACGGGGCTGGTTTTGTGCCTGACGGGTATCTATCTGGTGCTGGCTTGGGTGTTTGGCAGCTGGACCCGCCCCATGGTTGTAATGGCGATTATTCCATTCGGTTTGGTCGGCACAATTTATGGTCACAACGTTTGGGATGTTCCGCTTAGCATGTTTACGGTTGTCGGTCTGTTGGGGATGACGGGGATCATCATCAACGATTCCATCGTTCTGGTCACCACCATTGACGAATACGCAGCCGAGCGGGGGTTGTTCCCCTCTATCATCGACGGCGCTGCCGACCGCTTGCGGCCTGTTATGCTCACAACACTCACCACTGTTCTGGGCATGGCGCCGCTGTTGTTTGAGCGCAGCCAACAGGCGCAATTTCTCAAGCCTACGGTGATTACGCTGGTTTATGGGCTGGGGTTCGGGATGATCTTGGTTCTGCTGGTTGTGCCTGCACTGGTCGCCGCCCAGCATGATATTGGCCGCCAGATCGCCGCTATGCGTCGCGGGCTGCGGGCCCCTGCGCGCGGGTTGCAGGCGGGGTTGTTTGCGCTTTGGGCTGCTTTGCTGCTCTGGGGAGGGGTGACAATGGGCTATGCGATTGTTCAGGGGCAATTATATGCGCCGCTGGGTCAGGTGTTCCCAGATTTGTTGCTGCTTTCTGCGGTGGTTGGTGGTCTAGCCCTGTTTATAGCTGGCGCCGCGATTATCGCCCTGTTTGGCTATATCGTCGGCGCGCTGACCTTTACCCTGCGCAGCCGCGCAATTGTTAGCGAATAA
- a CDS encoding protein-disulfide reductase DsbD domain-containing protein has protein sequence MIKTILCSAALIGTACTALADDPVGIPATAELIDGWQQPDGTRVSAVQITLADGWKTYWRAPGDAGIPPDFNWNGSRNLAGVSISWPTPKVFEQNGMRSVGYSNQVTLPITIAAKQANKPIKINLKMAIGVCKDICVPYTMSLKGTLGNTDGVPVPVIAAALAETPYSAAEAGAAGVSCTLSPSEDGMNITARLKLPSTGSNEHVVIEAGRPDVWVSEADTNRSGNTLVAKAEMIPNGSGPLALDRSAIRFTVMGSSHAVDLQGCSAG, from the coding sequence ATGATAAAAACCATTCTCTGCTCCGCAGCCCTAATCGGCACCGCCTGCACCGCCTTGGCAGATGACCCTGTCGGGATTCCGGCCACCGCAGAACTGATTGACGGTTGGCAGCAACCTGACGGCACCCGTGTAAGCGCCGTGCAGATCACACTGGCTGATGGCTGGAAAACCTATTGGCGCGCACCCGGTGATGCAGGCATCCCGCCAGATTTCAACTGGAACGGTTCGCGCAACCTTGCTGGTGTTTCGATCAGCTGGCCCACGCCAAAGGTGTTTGAACAAAACGGCATGCGATCCGTTGGCTACTCTAATCAAGTGACCCTTCCGATCACTATCGCCGCCAAACAGGCGAATAAGCCTATCAAGATTAACCTCAAGATGGCTATCGGCGTCTGCAAAGACATTTGCGTGCCCTACACGATGAGCCTGAAAGGGACCCTTGGGAATACCGACGGCGTGCCTGTACCGGTCATCGCTGCGGCCTTGGCCGAAACCCCTTATTCTGCGGCAGAGGCGGGCGCCGCTGGGGTATCTTGCACGCTTTCGCCATCCGAAGACGGCATGAACATCACCGCCCGCCTCAAGCTGCCCTCAACCGGCTCAAACGAGCATGTTGTGATAGAGGCAGGCCGCCCAGACGTTTGGGTCTCTGAAGCGGATACCAACCGAAGCGGCAACACGCTGGTCGCAAAAGCCGAGATGATCCCGAACGGATCTGGGCCGCTCGCGCTGGATCGTTCTGCCATCCGCTTTACCGTGATGGGGTCGTCCCACGCGGTTGATCTGCAAGGGTGTTCAGCCGGTTAA
- a CDS encoding YqgE/AlgH family protein: MDLTGQVLIAMPGMSDPRFVRSVVFICAHSDEGAMGLIVNKPAKDVTLKEVLSRLDVMADDRAEDALVYIGGPVETERGFVLHRDAHRLNEDTLPIGEGFVLTATQDILVDVAQGVGPEVFVFTLGYAGWAAGQLESEILQNAWLTAPATPELIFETVGVAMWETALRSIGINPITLSGAAGRA; this comes from the coding sequence ATGGATTTAACGGGGCAGGTGCTGATCGCCATGCCGGGGATGAGTGATCCGCGGTTTGTTCGGTCGGTTGTGTTCATCTGTGCCCATTCCGACGAGGGCGCGATGGGGCTGATTGTGAATAAGCCTGCAAAGGACGTGACCCTGAAAGAAGTGCTTTCGCGGCTGGATGTCATGGCCGACGACAGGGCCGAAGACGCGCTGGTCTATATTGGCGGCCCTGTAGAAACCGAACGCGGCTTTGTTTTACATAGAGACGCGCATAGGCTGAATGAAGATACTTTGCCCATTGGTGAAGGTTTTGTCCTGACGGCTACCCAAGATATTTTGGTGGATGTCGCACAGGGTGTGGGGCCGGAAGTTTTCGTTTTTACCTTGGGGTACGCAGGTTGGGCGGCTGGCCAGCTAGAAAGCGAAATTTTGCAAAATGCTTGGCTCACGGCGCCTGCAACACCTGAGCTGATTTTTGAAACTGTTGGCGTGGCCATGTGGGAAACCGCGCTTAGGAGTATCGGGATCAATCCCATCACATTGTCGGGGGCGGCAGGGCGGGCCTAG
- a CDS encoding L-threonylcarbamoyladenylate synthase, with amino-acid sequence MPAATQHLTATPADIDRAAALLRDGELVSFPTETVYGLGADARKGESVAAIYEAKGRPSFNPLIVHLAEVSIAKTYVDWSDTADQLAHSFWPGPLTLVLPLRQGHSLSPLVTAGLPTVALRVPAHPTAQKLLATFGGPVAAPSANPSGRISPTTAQHVLSGLDGRIAAVVDDGPCNVGLESTIIGLQGDKAVLLRAGGLPSEEIEAVLGYSLALPETNSITAPGQLTSHYAPNGAVRLNATCAKKGELMLGFGPIKGVLNLSENGDLIEAAANLFGHLHQLDKMGGPIAVAPIPMHGLGRAINDRLNRAAAPRD; translated from the coding sequence ATGCCTGCAGCAACACAACACCTGACGGCTACCCCAGCGGACATTGATCGCGCAGCGGCTCTTTTGAGGGATGGTGAACTCGTCTCCTTCCCTACAGAGACCGTATACGGGTTGGGTGCTGACGCCCGTAAAGGCGAGTCCGTCGCTGCGATTTATGAGGCTAAAGGGCGGCCTTCGTTTAACCCGCTCATCGTTCATCTGGCAGAGGTTTCAATAGCCAAGACTTACGTAGACTGGAGCGATACAGCCGATCAACTTGCCCACAGCTTTTGGCCCGGGCCTCTGACGCTGGTTCTTCCATTGCGCCAAGGGCATAGCCTTTCGCCTCTTGTGACTGCGGGTTTGCCCACTGTTGCCCTAAGGGTTCCCGCCCACCCTACTGCGCAAAAGCTTCTCGCCACTTTTGGCGGCCCTGTCGCTGCACCTTCGGCCAATCCGTCAGGTCGAATTAGCCCAACAACTGCCCAACATGTTTTATCTGGTTTAGATGGGCGCATTGCCGCTGTCGTGGATGATGGCCCCTGCAACGTAGGATTAGAAAGCACCATTATCGGCCTGCAAGGCGACAAAGCCGTCTTGCTGCGGGCCGGCGGCTTACCGTCCGAAGAAATAGAAGCTGTTTTGGGCTATAGCCTTGCCCTACCCGAAACAAATAGCATCACAGCCCCGGGGCAACTGACATCACATTACGCCCCCAATGGCGCCGTCCGCCTAAACGCAACCTGCGCGAAAAAAGGCGAGTTGATGCTGGGGTTCGGCCCGATAAAAGGTGTGCTGAACCTTTCAGAAAACGGCGATTTGATTGAGGCTGCTGCGAACCTTTTTGGTCACTTGCACCAATTGGATAAAATGGGCGGCCCGATCGCTGTTGCGCCTATTCCGATGCATGGATTGGGGCGCGCGATAAATGATCGTCTTAATCGCGCGGCTGCCCCTCGGGACTAG